One Lytechinus variegatus isolate NC3 chromosome 11, Lvar_3.0, whole genome shotgun sequence DNA segment encodes these proteins:
- the LOC121423584 gene encoding tubulin polyglutamylase TTLL7-like has product MESSERPSSSRGGIPFPTSRKATFSGYGEETRPVTNHKKKRKKRPISINVTGTKYEVVRKVAEKYGVLTNREDDPNCFLFWNDTAIPPERIGELKSYQRINHFAGMGEICRKDCLARNMTKMVKKHPEEFSFVPRTWIFPAEYSSFQNYVHDLRRRKKTRTFIVKPANGSMGQGITLYRNGERIPAQDHMIVQEYVDKPFLLEGFKFDLRVYVLVTSCDPLRIFLYPDGLVRMGTEQYMQPTDNNVDQLYMHLTNYSINKKNANFQRSSDVSTGSKRSISYLTDYLRRKDYDVNTMWKNIADVLVKTIIVAEPHVLHAYRNCRPGGNTTNDSVCFEILGFDVLLDRKLNPWVLEVNRAPSFGTDEQIDLDIKSGLLTDSFRLINMRTSDKRKGMAAQKAESQKRLLRPTKRLSTEHNELEKRRLDIEQRKAEIRVKLTQVRRENAREDYENRNMGRFRRIYPPHDRMLKEKYDRLIDDAFEIFLSGRAATIQRDAYQLLSGQVQEDELLDMLQQCDLSDGEREGSAKVFRGPKPLSSMPTVVNHVEEEDDDDEDDDDESEISPSSTPSSSTNTIDATAPEDRVRPHAPPPRTSRPPTRPSPHPSPSPISPGVGSRARPQSAQRPGSARPLSASNNIRSLSSSQRSRSLTRPRSSTNRITTGSMDDLSAAIRDKQDEIIKKMIASLKEMKIKFPGKTDDEATMILDKIHDNWKYHKPRIASYWLVKLDSIKRRKVIDIVRSNVKALIQRIWRCSEIENIRLYRILSKVFNRLLWSHGQGLWNCFSSSGSSWETIFSKSTEAITGLEMICCRRVVELCQDCLLIVYQFAADTKTNNNNSGGYSDSRTHHRTQSSLGPPTKIGSWNSASPTAMVPISQRMSRLYPTNSLEKL; this is encoded by the exons ATGGAGTCAAGTGAAAGGCCTTCATCATCAAGGGGAG GCATCCCGTTTCCAACTAGTAGAAAAGCTACATTCAGTGGATATGGTGAAGAGACGCGCCCAGTTACCAATCACAAGAAGAAACGAAAAAAGCGTCCTATATCCATCAATGTCACCGGCACAAAATATGAAGTCG tgcgGAAAGTTGCAGAGAAGTATGGGGTGTTGACAAACAGAGAAGATGATCCCAACTG CTTCTTGTTCTGGAACGATACAGCAATTCCACCTGAAAGAATAGGAGAATTGAAGTCATATCAG AGAATTAATCATTTTGCTGGAATGGGGGAAATATGTCGGAAAGACTGTCTTGCCAGAAACATGACCAA gaTGGTCAAGAAGCATCCTGAAGAATTCAGTTTCGTTCCCCGAACCTGGATCTTTCCTGCAGAGTACTCAAGTTTTCAGAACTATGTTCATGATCTcaggagaagaaagaagacaagGACTTTCATTGTTAAACCTGCGAACGGTTCCATGGGCCAGGG catcacGTTATACAGGAATGGTGAACGCATACCAGCTCAAGATCACATGATAGTACAGGAATACGTAGACAAACCTTTCCTCCTTGAAGGATTCAAGTTTGACCTTCGCGTCTACGTCCTGGTGACGTCGTGCGATCCTTTGAGAATATTCCTCTACCCGGATGGTTTGGTCCGTATGGGAACGGAGCAATACATGCAACCTACTGATAAcaatgtg GATCAACTGTACATGCATCTCACCAACTACTCAATCAACAAGAAGAATGCCAACTTTCAGCGTAGTTCTGACGTGAGCACGGGAAGCAAGCGCTCCATCTCCTACCTGACTGACTACCTGAGACGCAAAGACTACGACGTCAATACTATGTGGAAGAACATTGCG GATGTGTTGGTGAAGACCATCATCGTGGCTGAACCCCATGTACTTCATGCATATCGGAACTGTCGACCTGGAGGAAATACCACCAATGACAGTGTGTGTTTTGAAATCCTAGGCTTTGATGTTCTACTGGATAGGAAACTCAACCCTTGGGTGCTCGAG GTCAACCGAGCACCAAGCTTTGGAACAGATGAACAGATTGATCTGGACATCAAGAGTGGTCTGTTGACGGATTCATTCCGTCTCATCAATATGAGAACCTCGGATAAAAGAAAGGGTATGGCAGCTCAGAAAGCTGAATCACAGAAGAGATTACTCAGACCAACTAAACGACTCTCAACAGAACATAAC GAGTTGGAAAAGAGGAGACTAGACATAGAGCAGCGAAAGGCCGAGATTAGGGTCAAGTTGACGCAGGTTCGACGAGAGAATGCACGGGAGGATTACGAAAATCGTAACATGGGACGATTCCGTCGTATCTACCCACCCCATGATAGAATGCTAAAAGAGAAGTATGATAGATTGATAGACGATGCCTTTGAGATCTTTCTATCTGGTAGAGCTGCTACTATACAAAGGGATGCGTATCAATTACTATCTGGTCAAGTACAG GAAGATGAGTTACTGGACATGTTACAGCAGTGTGATTTATCAGATGGTGAGAGGGAGGGCAGTGCAAAGGTGTTCAGGGGACCAAAG CCTCTGTCATCCATGCCAACGGTGGTCAATCATGTTGAGGAGGAGGACgacgatgatgaggatgatgatgacgaatcCGAGATCTCACCATCTAGTACTCCATCCTCCTCCACTAACACCATCGATGCAACAGCTCCGGAGGACCGTGTCAGACCTCATGCGCCTCCACCTAGGACGTCCCGCCCCCCTACACGCCCCTCTCCTCACCCCTCGCCAAGCCCAATCAGTCCAGGGGTTGGTAGTAGGGCCAGACCACAATCTGCTCAAAGGCCAGGATCGGCAAGACCACTGTCAGCATCCAACAACATCCGTAGTCTGTCATCCTCACAGAGGTCTAGATCGTTAACTCGTCCTAGGTCTTCAACCAATAGAATAACAACAGGGTCAATG GACGATCTGTCGGCTGCCATCAGGGATAAACAGGATGAGATTATCAAGAAGATGATAGCCTCCTTgaaggaaatgaaaattaaattccCAGGAAAAACAGATGATGAAGCCACAATGATACTGGATAAG ATACATGACAACTGGAAGTATCACAAACCAAGGATAGCATCATATTGGCTTGTCAAACTAGATTCTATCAAGCGCCGTAAGGTGATTGACATCGTTCGTTCCAATGTGAAGGCTCTCATCCAACGTATATGGCGTTGTTCAGAGATAGAGAACATCCGTCTCTATCGTATCTTAAGCAAGGTGTTTAATAGGCTCCTATGGAGTCATGGACAAGGATTGTGGAATTGCTTCTCATCTTCAGG GAGCTCTTGGGAGACGATCTTCAGCAAGAGTACGGAGGCAATAACAGGATTGGAGATGATCTGCTGTAGAAGGGTTGTTGAGTTATGTCAGGATTGTCTGCTTATCGTTTATCAGTTTGCTGCCGACACCAAGACTAATAATAACAACAGTGGAGGGTACTCCGATTCCAGAACTCATCATAG